The Mercenaria mercenaria strain notata chromosome 6, MADL_Memer_1, whole genome shotgun sequence genome contains the following window.
TTTGATGAGCTATCACAACATTCGTCAAAAAGTTGAATGCTGCACCGAATCACTTGCCTGCATGACAATGCAGTTCTACATTAAAAAGAGGAATGTTTGGCTGAATAGTGTACATTGCAGCTCAACATTAAAATAGACGAATGTCTAAGGCATAGTGTACTAGCTCGACACTAAAGTTCGGCTTTTAAAAAGAAGATGTGTAGCTAGCTGGACACTGAGACATGGCTTTAAAAAGATGTGTGTCTTAGGGAATTTTGTACCTGCTCTCATCTaaatctgtcagaataatttttgtttgtttgttttggggttttgccccgtttccaacagtatttcagttatgtaacggcgggaagttaatctgaccagtgttccttgattctgcacatgtacaaacctgttctccgcaagtaactgccaacttctccacatgaatcagcagtgatggacaaatgatttcagacacaaagtcttctatcaaattgtcacggagaaaatacgccttgtccggggatcgaactcacgaccccgcgatccgcagaTCTGTGTTCTGcttattgagctaagcagacGGGTTTGTCATAATATCTAGATTTATGGTATGCTATAGTGAAAACTTGTTATATTGGTTTTGTTGTCATTTAGTATCTGTCAATattgtaataatgaaaaaaaaaatatccaaaaataaaagGCAAATTATTTTGTCATAAACGTGCTATCACTGTTCGAGTAATCggtagttcgagccatcgaaaaatatacattatatagatatttaacaaggacctgacgatgagttcaaGCGAAGGGCGGTGCacgaattatccgagttcgagcGAACGATGCTTGACTGTATTGTGTTCATCTATAAGTCGACATTGCAGCTCGACATTCAAAACTTTTGGAATTTTTGCTAGCTCTACACTGCAGTTAGTAAATATAATAATCAGAATGTTAAAGTAAATATACACCAAATATCGAGCTGAATGTTTATTGCCTATCTCCGAGCTAACCTTACAATTTTCTCATAATATTGATCAGAGAATACGTAGGATCTTTAGAACTGCAGAAAGGATTTGAAACCTACGTTGTAAATTATGTACCTACAGATTGGTTGGCCAAGTACAATGACAAAGAATTACAACGATTTTTTAGGCTTTACCGCTCAATACCGCCTTTATGATAGCATTTTTGACAGTTAGTCAATGTTCAAAGACTGCATGTAATTTACCCatgaaaaaatagttcaaattaagCATTTATTTTCTCAAAGATTTAATTGTTGCTTTCATGCTGATTTTAACCAGTTAAGCAGTTTTcttttgacttttaaattttgttatttgttcAATTCAAGTCTTTTTCACATAACTTAATGGACTCTCTACAAAGAAGATGAGATAGTAAATTCCATTATGATAATCATTGCATTCTTTTTTATCAGTTATGTcgatttcaatatttgcatttcgTCCTTGTAGAAACAATGGTTACACCAGCACCAAAAGTAGAAGATACTTTACCAAAGAAAGACGCCATTATTGCAATAGTTGTTTGCGGCCTTATTATCGTCATGCTGGCAATACTCGCAGCTGTTCTTATTTGCAGGTATATAATTGAAAATACAAAACCGTGACTGTTCTATCTTATTGCTGAAGTCTTTGTACTTTTGCAAGACGATTTGTCATGCGTCATTTTCTGCTTCGAGCAGAGCTAATTCTACCATTGATGAAAGGATCAGCTACATACACAGGTCATATTACCCCATGCCCGGTTGAATTTCTTTCATTACAGAGATTGTGTAATTAGCGTCGTTTATCTACAAGCTTGTGTATGAAATTACGCCCGCTCCCCTGTCCTTTTAAAAATTCGCACTTTGTTTTACAATGTTGGGTTATTTTATACACTAGACTATATACAAAGCATGATTAATTTCATGTAGAATAGAAATATTAGTGTATTTGTAAGTACTAAAACACCGTACCTGTTTCAACAGTGATTCATGGAGATAAGGCATCGATATTTCTGTGGAGCGCTTGTTtgtaacaacaaaaataaaaataattggtacatttattttttacttataaatttaaattttgacacaTCAGAAAAAGGTGCATGTAAATGTAGTTATCTCAATGTACAGTTTTCCTATTAATGtttatttatgcaaaatatatttcttctAGGAACATGAGGAACAAACCAAGTCTCCTAAAAGACGAAGGAACAGCATCTTACCATAAAGGTCCAGCGAAATCAGAGGAGAGCAGGGGTATCAGCAGAGCATCGAGTGTTAATGAAAGCTACATACGTCCAAAGTAAGACTCTAGCACATTGCTGTGCTTCTATCTATACTTCTTGTGCAAACTCactattaaagtaaaattaaTCAGCGTATCTTGCAATCCTTTGCAAAGTGTTGGCGAACTGTTGTCAAATGCTTTCTTTTATAGTTTCCGAGATTGTTCTTGTTTGATATGTTTCTCTCATTTAAGGTACACGCAATGATAAATTCACTGTATGTCGAGCACATTGAAACGAACATAGAAATCGTTTTTAACAATATATACACATTCATACAATTTCTGTACTGTACTGTTACCATTTTGCTATTTCCATTCAGCATTTTATtctaaattttcactttttgtttatttattttaaaattgtgcaGTGCACATcagtatttaagttatgaaacagCAATAATTCGCTGATTAACCTAAATTGCCGTAGTGAAAAATGTTTATAGTCGCTAACAAGCTGATgaaataacactaaaattatATTGTTATAACAGATTGAATGACACGACGGAGACTGGGCACATCAATCCCATGTACAGCAGCACAGAGCCGTTACCTGCCGTATCCCACTATGATCTGGCAAAAGACAAAAGCAAAAGCGTCATGTCATATGATCGCTGGATGCAGGAAAGACAACACGattattaaacaaattaaaaccTTTACTGCAAAAATTATTGCTCGAAGAAAAACTAGCATTACTTTTCTGTATTTAGCTTATCGCACTTTATCCAAACATGAAACAGCTACGATTTATACTCGCCTGATGAGTGAAACACACTGGATAGGTAGACAAAGAATAGATTTCCTATAGAGATAACATTACAGCCTTTCAACAAATATTGTTAAAAGTTCTCTTTAAAAAAGTGCAACTGCAGTAAAACGgccattatatacatgtatagaagtCAAactaaaaacgtttgaaaatagTTAGCATACTAATTTACACATACTATTAAATAACAGAACAATGTAATAATAAAGTAACGTATTTCTGTTTTGGAACgaaattttgttttagtttaaggTTGCAGGAGCAATGTCGTATAAATAAGTAGACAACACTACGGAAAGCTTTATATAATCACAAGCTGATGGTATTTTTTTTGGTGTGTTGTCTTCTGCAAAGACATTTCGTATTGTTTTGGCTTGtcttttatatgaattttcacgagaagttttgtgttttacataccatacttttgttactattgcttcaTAAGGGATTCACCTTGTGTGTGGATAACATTTATTGTATGTACTTTGACATTAGaccatggtaagggttaagaatgaTTTTAAGTTGTAAACTTACCAGTGGTGCTTATGCCATTCAGTGCATCTCTGTCTTCCTTTACTTGTTGTTTACGTTTATTGTTGATATGTTTTCTCTGTTTGTTTAATACCATGTATATGTTATCATAAACAAGTATGTGCACTGCTACGATGTTTCAGTTTATGGAGGAAGTGTACTTAGAAAGTGGCTCTTCCTGATGTATATAtaactttgtttctttttttaagctGTTATCACAGTGCTTCTAAACAAAAACCAGCTAACAAATTATTAATCATGCTTATTTGAAGCCCCTGAAATTACCACTTTAAGGATGAATATATACTTATCAATATATtgcaaatacttttaatattgttATAGTATGTTTATAAAATTCCGGACACGTGTtgccaaatgttttttttaataacatgCAATAATATCTGCACAATCGAGAACTACAATAATaccatttcatttaaaatatcacaaaaaatacACATGACtgctatattttcataaaacggGCAGATAACATTTAAAAGGGTATTGtgatgtaaatattaaatttcactGATGTATCTTCAAATGCTAAGCCAAACTTAAGTTTGATTCTGTGATATCGCAGAATAAATGAGTCAATTCGTTTATGCCTGATGACTATATTTGCTCACTTGTGTTTCTTCGACGTATTAAAATAGGGTCGGAATTTAACAGGAATAAGACTATTATATAACGAATAAAGCAATAGAATAATACATTatcataatttgatttttatgacatttttacatgttattaaaacacattcGTATAATTGTATGAGACATTCACTGCAGAAATTTATAGATTTTGACAAATGTTTGAGCGTTTAAAAATTCATTAAGTATATAATTGTATAGTTTGTTCATATATTCATCATATTCATTTGCCAGTACAATGCAGCAGTTTACCTTCGAATTTGCCTTATGGTTAGTACATCGCAATTCTTTTTCTAatagatttttatttgtttagattTTGAGATAAGTGCTTTTTGTGGTGAATGCATATTTACACTCAATAAGCCCTTGAAACGACTTTGTCAggattaacctttagtctgctaaatttctaaaatgaactggtccatcattcaatttgtgagcaataccatttattattcaaaggggtgttcactgaaaatttacttttactgactgaatagcgaaaccatgatcttggtctgcactagtcgcaaaggcaaaaacacttgccgccatcaggctaaaggttaatatgtcatgtacaaaatcaaaacaataacCCTATTAGAATTGGCATAAAGTGTTACAATGCAGTAAATATAAGAACAGTTCAAAGGTAAAGTGCTACAATGTATACACTATGTATATTTAGATGTTTGAAGTCCCAACTAATCCCGTCAGATCAAATCAAGGGGGATAACCAATTCAGGCATAAGTGTTTATAAGTAACCTCATATAAATACAATTAATTGTAATCTTAACACGTACCACAGCAAATCACTTTTTGAGATGAATTATTTCTAACATGTTATGAAGGACTATAATGTACATCCTTCAcaacatccaccaaatatttgtctgtttttatGTGGATTTCCTTTCAAGCTCATCGCCACGACGTTCGATCCCCAATTGCTGTAATAAATGTGACGCATTATCGGTGGAttgtttcagtcttctttgttttatAGGAAAACAAATTTCGTGTTAGAAAAAACTGGACACACCATGCGTAAAATAGCAGcactaataatgataaaaaacatatgATCATTAGCATTTTACTTTTCCTTGTAGATTGTAGCTTCTTTCGTAGGTCTTTTTCATCTTCTTTGAAGGCTGATGCAACAGTTTGCACATACAGATATGACTAACTGCTTTCTATTTTCGTTATCGACCAAAACAATTTGCTCTTTATATTATCAGTCTTAGTTGCACAATGATAGGATGTTATAACATAattcaaacttgcataaaacatacttttatcCAGTTCTTAATACAGTCTTAATTCTTAACATGCTAAAGTTCTTaggtcaaaatatatttataaaattacatttgcagTAAAAATTCTTGAATAGGGAAATTGGTTAAGAAAAGTAACGTTTGGCAAGTATCCTGTTGATATGAAACACTATAAAAAAATCAGCAGTTCAAGTTATTTAACATACTCTCCAAATACTTTAAATCTCAAGTTCATTAATTCTTACCTTTTACTGCATGTATGATTTACTATAAATAGTTAACAAATACTGCACCACGGCAATGAAAGATACAATAAACGAAAGCGGACCCAGTAACCCAATTATCGCTTTTAGCACGCCCAATGTGATAAATGGAATACAACACGATTACGTTTacgtttttgcataaaataaagtAATCTAAACAGAAATGGTGTGTCTAAAGAGGTTATTGTTACTAAAACGTATATTAACACGAGAGCGTGGTCAAGCCAGTAATCATTTCAGAATGGCCGTTTCCATTCATTATGCGTATGTTAACGAGAGTGTTTCAATTTATAACTTTATATGCAAtatcaatttatgcattattgtTACATTAATATACTTAATACAAAACAttatctatataattataaaatcacATTGTAAATTTTTGTTGTATGACTGTTTTTACACATACATTACATGACATTGTAGggtaatttatataaatatgacGAAAAAAGAACCTTTTAATAGATCAGCACGAAATGTGGATTATGTTTTTTTGGAgtcataatacatgtatagtatATTTTGTATTGACCTGCTGTCCAAAACCAATATTAAAGATATGTATGATACTTTTACGCAAAGAATCATAAGACTCGATGAGTTATTGGATACAtggtttatatacatgtatatgcttatATTACAATTTTCAGTGCTACAGGTGTAAGACCGACTAGTTTCTTatctaataaatatttatatataaataatttaatttgtttgtttgattccTTCTTTCGGTTGTATCTTCTAAATGAAACGACATTCTGTGTCAAATGATAAGTTATCTGCTGAATTAAATACAAAAGATTGCAATAATGTATTTGTACATTCTTATATATGGAACCAACGTCATGTTTCTGCAGGATTATGTCCAATACAGGTAACACATGTATGAATGTTATTTCATGTGCGTTTATACGGCTGTAAACTACACATGCATCGTGCTGGCATTCAGAccgtatatttacattttctcaGCAGCTTACTACAAAAATATGAGACTCCTTtccataaatataaaaaacatgatATCAGAAATCTTCGATACCAATCTTTACAATACACGAATGGAACAGCAATAAAGACCCACTTACGTTCAATTATGACTCGACTTGTTGAttctaattttgatattattgcaacaaGGTTGTTTATACGATAATAAACGCAATATAACATTGCGCAGGCTGAACCTTGAACCGAATATTCCATGGTTGTGAGGTGTACGTCTTATCAATTTCATTGAAATACTACCCTTGGTTATTCTGAAATGATCAGCACAAGGGAAAGAACTGAAACTAATGAGATTGACGGAGATCTCCTCTTTTGTAATGGTAAAATTCAGTATTGTCTgaataaattatgtatttattagCTTATGGTCTTCATCatgaaatcaattatttttaatcTTATAACAACCTTGTAGGTATTTTAGTGTTGCACTCTAATACATGCGAGTCAATACCCCAATAGGTTTAACCTTTATCTTAACTCAAATCATACAGATGCATGATCATATCTTAACTCAAATCATACAGATGCATGATCGACTAGTCAGAATGCCAGCTACGTATTGCAAAAAAGTATGCATAAGGTTGCAGCTTGCAAACCCATGAAATTATGATGCAGATCGTAAAGACAACAAGATGAAATAAGTAATGTTTTTATCATTGTTGGGAATTTGGCACTAACAATAGGCCAGAGACACTTACATGTTCAGCTTCTGTTCACAGGGTCCCTCCACTAAATGTTTGGGTCATAGCTTTAGCTGTTGTTTTAAGATGATTGTGCTGAACTTTGGTTGTGTTCGAGGACAGGTTTGAAACAGAAGAATACTGTGAAGGTGTATTAGTTTGAAAGTTTGAAACAGCGTTGTATGTTTGACCTAGGTAATTTTCGAAAAGAGATGTTCTCATACAGCATACGCTCATATTTACAGGGGTCAGCGGTCCATATATTTGTTAGAAGTTTAGTGATTTTAAACATATGCTGAACATCGATCATTGATCATACCATCTGTTCATAGACATGTAGTTATCGTAatctaaaaatgtattaaaagttaGAAATCAGTCCTAAAGAAGGTTAGGCTCAACACATATTTCAACGATATGACTCGCTATGTGTAATTAAAAGACTTTTTCAGAAGAAAATCCATCAAAATACCAGGTATGTATAGTAGTTCCAGCCTAGGAAGTTTAGCGCAGAACCTCCTATGTTTCTGCTAttactttgttgttgttttttccttttatagACGTCGGCAAATATGGCATAATATTAAAAGTTCGTTAATTGCAATAAAATGTGGAACTttaacattcaaaccaattttcatatcatttaatgACCAACAAAATGTCAGTATCGATACTTTGTTCATTTATTTGTCGTATATGGTAATTATCGTGCAAGAAAAACGGTGACGTCACTATGTCCAAAATGGCTGACGTTTTATTGCACGGGCtaaactgtttttgtttgttgtctgattTTCTCAATGTTGTCATTTATGTTTCATCACATGAGAAATACTTTCATGTGTTGGGTACATTTAGTCTACACATAAAGcgcaatttgtaaaaaaaaacatgcacctCTTGCCTCTTGCATTTTAATTACAATAATATGGACAGATGAAagtttacattaaataaaatttacatgagTGAATATTAATTCccttaaatgttttgtatgtatagATCTACAGTAGTCTTTAAATGAGTTTGTATTGTCTGTAAGGTATAGTTTGCTCCACCGGTCGCATATACCTGTAAGGGCGTAGATGTTTTAGCAAGGGATACTAGCTATGATCCGGGAACATCCTGTGCTGGAAACAAAATGTATTAGT
Protein-coding sequences here:
- the LOC128557875 gene encoding uncharacterized protein LOC128557875, yielding MVTPAPKVEDTLPKKDAIIAIVVCGLIIVMLAILAAVLICRNMRNKPSLLKDEGTASYHKGPAKSEESRGISRASSVNESYIRPKLNDTTETGHINPMYSSTEPLPAVSHYDLAKDKSKSVMSYDRWMQERQHDY